The window GATGAACTCGCAGCAGCATGGTTTGGGAGGACATGGACTAATTGGAGCACAAAGTCTTCAAAATGTTTCTGGCATTCCACAATTTGGTTCACATGGTTTTCGTTTGGATTTCAATGGAATGGAACAACAAATTAGGCCAAGTTTGTCACTATGGTTGAACCAGGGGAATCACCAGatgaatagtaataataataacattaatagCAACAACAATAGTGCTTCCGATGCGGGACCCAATTACATGTCATCATCAGGTTTGCCTGAGATTGTGCAAATGGCTCATGCTAATGCTTTGATGGGTTGTTCTTCATCGATGGTGTCTAATTTTGGAGGAGTTCATGCGGGTTCTAATTCGAGCAGTGCAAATCTTTCACTAGGGAAAAGAGGGGAAGCATGTGGAAGTACTGTAGTGGACTTGGCTTCTATTTATAATAACTCTGAGGGtcaaaacaagaattcaaagcCTGCTTCACCCATGTCAGCAACTGCGCTTCTTCAGAAAGCAGCGCAAATGGGTTCCACCAGAAGCACCAACCCTTCTATTTTCAGTGGTAGTTTTGGAGTGATTAACTCACCTTCCTCACAAACTACCagtctcaacaacaacaacaacggaGGTGCAGCCATGATGCTGGCAAGTAACACTTCTACTGCTGCTGCAAATGCAAATGACTTTAGCTCATTGAGGCATTCATCAAACAGTTTTGACCAGCTTGTGATGCAAACCAATGCGCAGTTGCAAAGTGAGCCTGTGAAGTTGAAGCTTCATTCAAATGGTATGGAGAACAATTTGACAAGGGATTTTCTTGGTGTCAGCggtggaggaggaggtggtggtggaccTCAGTTTCTTCCCCAAGAACTTGGAAAGTTTGCTTCCATGGGCTCACCAATGGGGTTGAGCCAATTCACAAGTAACCAATGAACGAACTCGTTTTGTTTCTGAGCTTCTAAGATAACCTCAAACTTCAAAGGTTTGATGGAAGGAGAATGAATGAGTTGGAGTGTACCACTATGAGAGATTGCTCGATCATGATTATGTTGTGAGTGGGGGACCCACACTTGTTGAACGAAAAGAGAATATCGAACACCACGAGTCGTGCATGTTCTCCcaatattgttattgttgtttttttcttctgtctTTATTAAACCATGTTATCGTTTTTTGCTTCTCGATCTTTTCCTTGAGAGAAATGAAGGGAGGcataaaataatgaaaggaaTTCTTAGTGAATCGCTGAAAACTACTAGTTGCGTACTACTGTTGTTGACCGTCAAATTACGGTTACTCGTGTACCATGGATATATcgttaattacaaaataatataatataaaaatttagataTTACAAGTAATATTTTTTGAGTTGGTACCGTAAGTAGGATCATAGGCTTTATAGTAATACTTAAGGTATTTTTACAAACTTCACCGTTTGAAATGAttataatagtaattttttaatagaactTAGAATACACTTAAAACTtaaatcatttttcataaattcaGCATATATTATCAATTGAGTTCCAATGATATTGCtagtaatattattattagttgcAATGCTAATAAGTTATTCTAACATTGCCAAATGATTAATAACTTTCTTGCTAACTAATCTATATCGAAGACCTcagtaaattattatttttatatacaagACTTAAGTTTAAgatgttatttaaaaattgagtCCAATCATATAATTCTACCGATATCAACCACACGTTGgttaataaaacttaatttgaTATCTAATAATATAATTGAGGGGAGTCTCGTGCTCATGCACAACCTTTTGGTAGATATCACAAGTGCAGCCAGAACAGTACTTGTTACGTAGCGAGAATCTAGGTGCCAGGCTAGCTTTTTTGGTAGACCCTGCAGATAAACTATGACAAAGTGAAGACTCAGTAGCTACGCTGGGGTTAAACAGTGAATTTTCCCATGGTGCAAGTTGCTATGGCTAATACTAGCAAAAACTACTAGTATATTTTATGTGCTAGTAGTAAttagaatgaatgaaaaatgggTATTGGGTAGTGGGTGGTGGTCAAATTAACTTGTATTGACTCCCAATGTAAATGGAATGTGGTCATGAGGATTGACATTTCATTGCTTGACAGTTCGTGGTTGCTGGTCTCACTCTGCACAGTAACTGTAAAGTAGGTCCTTGACTGCTTCCAATTTGGATCTGTGTCCGGAAACGATGCAATCTTGgtgtaaaaccaaaaaaatttcatgcTTTACTGAACAATATGTGCTACGTATTATACAGCCCGGCATGACTAACGGAGTAATAAATTTTCTTGTCTGTCTCTGGTGGAAATCAATGGGAACACTATCAATTCTTGGTGAGtgtataaatttgttaattttaattaataatattacacaTTTACGTTTTATTTTagcaacatatataaaattaaataatttaagtgaATTTGAATAATGATTATCTAATAATATTGTTAACCATATTTTATTAGTTGGTTAGTcagatttttttacaaaaattaattattaacaaaattatgatagatattttgtattaatatcatgatgataattaaaaaaaattaatatagtgcttataatttaaattatatcattCATCAATAAATAAGTAGACTTTATATTGCTAATATAGgacaataattatattcaatTGCATGGATGAGAAATAAGTATCACATTaataaatttcacaatgatactataaaaaaaatagcaattaatatatgtaaaaaatacctatatttttataattaaaaaaattaattaaatttttagtttttcatcttatttagatttcaatttttattagtcagtcaattttttttaacaagttatAGTCCAtcgttaatttttttgtcaatatttagtttctttgatttgtttttcaatttttaatgtctcatttatttttatagtaaaatatACTATATTTCGAGAACATAAACCTATTTAAGTATAATTTCTTTATAACTAATTAAAGATAAGTAGCATCCACAACCACCACTTAAGATATAAAACTTACGCATTGCCATTGGCAAATTTTGTGCCAATATATGTAAGTAATGTCGTGAACTTTAACAACAGTTTGGGCATCAGTAATCACAAgctgaattttaattattgctCTTCTTATGCGCCTTATTCAACTCAAGTTCAATTCGTTTTTGTACTTGCtttttcctttgcttcttggtttttttatttttttaatcggcAAACAAAGAGATATATAAATAAGGGAACCAGGGGTACCCATTGCTTTTTAGTTCCTTTGCTTCTAGTAGCTTTATAATCCATTGTAGTTGCCATTACACTCGTGTAATCCTTTTGAACCAATCATAGGGCATTAATATTGACATCTTAATCTCTTGGTTGGTGTGTAGAGACAAAGAGTTGAATGAAAAGAATTTGTGGACTTTATATTTT of the Glycine max cultivar Williams 82 chromosome 13, Glycine_max_v4.0, whole genome shotgun sequence genome contains:
- the LOC100801182 gene encoding zinc finger protein JACKDAW; its protein translation is MQMMPGDPFSLSTSIGGFTQDKQNTNPNPKPNPPPKKKRNLPGTPDPDAEVIALSPKTLMATNRFICEICNKGFQRDQNLQLHRRGHNLPWKLRQRSNKEVRKKVYICPEQTCVHHDPARALGDLTGIKKHFSRKHGEKKWKCEKCSKKYAVQSDWKAHTKTCGTREYKCDCGTLFSRKDSFITHRAFCDALAEESARLTSVTTTNLNFKSEEGGNNVMNSQQHGLGGHGLIGAQSLQNVSGIPQFGSHGFRLDFNGMEQQIRPSLSLWLNQGNHQMNSNNNNINSNNNSASDAGPNYMSSSGLPEIVQMAHANALMGCSSSMVSNFGGVHAGSNSSSANLSLGKRGEACGSTVVDLASIYNNSEGQNKNSKPASPMSATALLQKAAQMGSTRSTNPSIFSGSFGVINSPSSQTTSLNNNNNGGAAMMLASNTSTAAANANDFSSLRHSSNSFDQLVMQTNAQLQSEPVKLKLHSNGMENNLTRDFLGVSGGGGGGGGPQFLPQELGKFASMGSPMGLSQFTSNQ